The Mycobacterium paragordonae genome includes a region encoding these proteins:
- a CDS encoding M18 family aminopeptidase, producing MVATASGLGEFIDASPSPFHACATAATRLRDAGYTELSELDRWPEQPGRYFTVRAGSLVAWSAQAGLTPFRIVGAHTDSPNLRVKQHPDRCVAGWKVVALEPYGGAWLNSWLDRDLGISGRLSVRDGSGISHRLVRIDEPILRVPQLAIHLAEDRKSLTLDPQRHLNAVRGAGDAAESFVGYVAEQAGVAPDDVLSADLMTHDLTPSTVVGADDSLLSAPRLDNQASCYAGLEALLALDLSLDAAPAGVQPVLVLFDHEEVGSTSDHGAQSNLLGTVLERIVLAGGGTREDFLRLLPASLLASADMAHATHPNYPERHEPGHQIAVNGGPVLKVHPNLRYATDGRTAAAFAVACEQAGVPLQRYEHRADLPCGSTIGPMASARTGIPTVDVGAAQLAMHSARELMGAHDVAAYAAALQAFLAPE from the coding sequence ATGGTGGCCACCGCCTCGGGCCTGGGTGAATTCATTGATGCGTCCCCGTCGCCGTTCCATGCCTGTGCCACGGCGGCGACGCGGTTGCGCGATGCCGGATACACCGAACTCAGCGAGCTCGATCGCTGGCCCGAACAGCCGGGCCGCTACTTCACCGTGCGCGCCGGGTCGTTGGTCGCCTGGAGTGCGCAGGCCGGCCTGACGCCGTTCCGGATCGTCGGCGCGCACACCGACAGCCCCAACCTGCGGGTCAAGCAGCACCCGGACCGATGCGTCGCCGGCTGGAAAGTGGTGGCGCTGGAGCCCTACGGGGGCGCCTGGCTGAATTCGTGGCTGGACCGCGACCTGGGCATCAGTGGGCGGTTGTCTGTGCGTGACGGTAGCGGGATCAGTCATCGGCTGGTCCGGATCGACGAGCCGATCCTGCGGGTTCCGCAGCTGGCCATCCATCTGGCTGAGGATCGCAAGTCGCTGACGCTGGATCCGCAACGACACCTCAACGCGGTCCGGGGGGCCGGTGACGCGGCCGAGTCGTTTGTGGGTTACGTCGCCGAGCAGGCGGGAGTGGCCCCGGACGACGTGCTATCGGCCGACCTGATGACGCACGACCTGACGCCCTCGACCGTGGTCGGCGCCGACGACAGCCTGCTGAGCGCGCCGCGGCTGGACAACCAGGCGAGCTGCTACGCGGGACTGGAAGCCCTGCTGGCCCTCGACCTGTCCCTAGACGCGGCGCCGGCCGGAGTCCAGCCGGTGCTGGTGCTGTTCGATCACGAAGAGGTCGGCTCGACCTCCGACCACGGCGCGCAGTCCAACCTGCTGGGCACCGTTCTGGAACGGATCGTGCTGGCCGGCGGCGGCACCCGCGAAGACTTTCTGCGGTTACTGCCCGCCTCGTTGCTCGCGTCCGCCGACATGGCGCATGCCACGCACCCCAACTACCCGGAGCGCCACGAGCCGGGACACCAGATCGCGGTCAATGGAGGTCCGGTGCTCAAGGTGCACCCCAATCTTCGGTACGCCACCGACGGACGTACCGCCGCGGCCTTCGCCGTCGCCTGCGAGCAGGCGGGGGTGCCGCTGCAGCGTTACGAGCATCGGGCGGACCTCCCGTGCGGCTCGACGATCGGGCCGATGGCCTCGGCGCGAACCGGCATCCCGACGGTCGACGTCGGCGCCGCCCAACTGGCCATGCACTCCGCGCGGGAATTGATGGGCGCGCACGATGTCGCCGCGTATGCGGCTGCTCTGCAGGCGTTTCTCGCGCCCGAATAA
- a CDS encoding Dyp-type peroxidase — protein sequence MPVPAVQPQPILAPLTPAAIFLVATINDGGEEAVHAALPDISGLVRAIGFRDPTKRLSAITSIGSDAWDRLFSGPRPAELHPFTELTGPRHSAPATPGDLLFHLRAESMDVCFELAGRIVKAMAGAVTVVDEVHGFRFFDNRDLLGFVDGTENPDGPIAVSASAIGDEDPDFAGSCYVHVQKYVHDMTSWDSLSVTEQERVIGRTKLEDIELGDDVKPSNSHIALNVITDEDGTELKIVRHNMPFGEVGKGEYGTYFIGYSRTPTVTERLLRNMFLGDPPGNTDRVLDFSTAVTGGLFFSPTVDFLDDPPALPQSPAPAAAAPSTSHDGSLSIGSLKGTSR from the coding sequence TTGCCTGTGCCCGCTGTTCAGCCGCAGCCCATACTGGCGCCGTTGACGCCAGCCGCGATCTTTCTGGTGGCCACCATCAATGACGGTGGCGAGGAGGCGGTCCACGCCGCGCTGCCCGACATCTCCGGTTTGGTGCGGGCGATCGGCTTCCGTGACCCGACCAAGAGGCTCTCGGCGATCACCTCGATCGGATCCGACGCCTGGGACCGGTTGTTCTCCGGCCCGCGGCCCGCGGAGTTGCATCCGTTCACCGAGTTGACCGGCCCGCGCCACTCCGCGCCCGCGACGCCCGGCGACCTGCTGTTCCACCTTCGCGCGGAGTCCATGGATGTGTGCTTCGAACTGGCCGGGCGCATCGTCAAGGCGATGGCCGGTGCGGTGACGGTGGTCGACGAGGTGCACGGCTTCCGTTTCTTCGACAACCGCGACCTGCTGGGTTTCGTCGACGGCACCGAGAACCCGGACGGCCCGATCGCCGTGAGCGCCTCCGCAATCGGCGACGAGGACCCCGACTTCGCCGGCTCCTGCTATGTGCACGTGCAGAAATACGTGCACGATATGACGTCCTGGGATTCGCTGTCGGTCACCGAGCAGGAGCGGGTGATCGGGCGGACCAAGTTGGAAGACATCGAACTCGGCGACGACGTCAAGCCGTCCAACTCGCACATCGCGCTGAATGTGATCACCGACGAAGACGGCACCGAGCTCAAGATCGTGCGGCACAATATGCCCTTCGGCGAGGTGGGCAAGGGCGAGTACGGCACCTACTTCATCGGTTACTCGCGCACACCCACGGTGACCGAACGTCTGCTGCGCAACATGTTTCTCGGCGATCCACCCGGCAACACCGACCGGGTCCTCGACTTCTCGACCGCCGTCACCGGCGGGCTGTTCTTCTCTCCCACCGTCGACTTTCTCGACGACCCACCGGCGTTGCCGCAATCCCCCGCGCCGGCTGCGGCCGCGCCTTCGACCTCGCATGACGGCTCACTCTCGATCGGCAGCCTGAAAGGAACCTCCCGATGA
- a CDS encoding family 1 encapsulin nanocompartment shell protein, which produces MNNLYRDLAPITESAWAEIEVEAARTFKRHIAGRRVVDVSEPGGPVAAAVSTGRLIDLESPTDGVIAHLRDSRPLVRLRVPFTLSRNEIDDVERGSNDSDWEPVKVAAKKLAFVEDRGIFEGYAPASIQGIRSCSSNPPLTLPDDPRDIPDVITQALTELRLAGVDGPYSVLLSADTYTKVSETTEHGYPILEHLNRLVDGDIIWAPAIDGAFVLTTRGGDFDLQLGTDVSIGYLSHDADTVQLYLQETLTFLCYTAEASVALTPPGD; this is translated from the coding sequence ATGAACAATCTGTACCGCGACCTGGCGCCGATCACCGAATCCGCCTGGGCGGAAATCGAAGTGGAGGCGGCACGGACTTTCAAGCGGCACATCGCCGGTCGCCGGGTCGTCGACGTCAGTGAGCCCGGCGGTCCGGTGGCGGCTGCCGTCAGCACGGGACGGCTGATCGACCTGGAATCGCCGACCGACGGCGTCATCGCCCACCTGCGCGACAGCCGTCCGCTGGTGCGACTGCGCGTGCCGTTCACCTTGTCCCGCAACGAAATTGACGACGTCGAGCGCGGCTCCAACGACTCGGACTGGGAGCCGGTCAAGGTAGCCGCCAAGAAGCTGGCATTCGTCGAGGACCGCGGCATCTTCGAGGGATATGCCCCGGCGTCGATCCAGGGCATCCGCAGCTGCAGTTCGAACCCTCCGCTGACCCTGCCCGACGACCCGCGCGACATCCCCGACGTGATCACCCAGGCCCTGACCGAACTGCGGTTGGCCGGCGTCGACGGCCCCTATTCGGTGCTGTTGTCGGCCGACACGTACACCAAGGTCAGTGAGACCACCGAACACGGCTATCCGATCCTCGAACACCTGAACCGGTTGGTCGACGGCGACATCATCTGGGCGCCGGCCATCGACGGCGCGTTCGTATTGACCACTCGCGGTGGTGATTTCGACCTGCAACTGGGCACCGACGTATCGATCGGCTACCTCAGCCACGACGCCGACACCGTGCAGCTCTATCTGCAGGAGACCCTGACGTTCCTGTGCTACACCGCCGAGGCATCGGTCGCGCTGACTCCCCCCGGAGACTGA
- a CDS encoding SDR family NAD(P)-dependent oxidoreductase — protein sequence MTMFGGYTALVTGATSGIGRAIALQLAQRGAEVVVHGRNAERGGQVVREIESGGGRARFVAAELNHVGQVRRLAAEAGDVDILINNAGVFIFGDTVDTEDDVFDEHVNVNMRAPYILVQELAPGMAARGRGAIVNISTLAASAPKRKGGIYGATKAGLELLTKVWADEFGESGVRVNAVAAGPTDTPGTEATPGLLEKLAGVTALRRIAGASEIAGAVVFLVSPDASYVNGSIFNVTGGETSFAR from the coding sequence ATGACGATGTTCGGCGGCTACACGGCCCTGGTCACCGGCGCCACTTCCGGAATCGGCCGCGCCATCGCGCTGCAGCTCGCGCAGCGCGGGGCCGAGGTGGTGGTGCACGGGCGCAATGCGGAACGCGGCGGCCAGGTGGTGCGAGAGATCGAAAGTGGCGGAGGCAGGGCACGATTCGTCGCCGCCGAGCTCAACCATGTCGGCCAGGTGCGGCGACTGGCCGCCGAGGCCGGTGACGTGGACATCCTCATCAACAACGCCGGCGTCTTCATATTCGGTGACACGGTCGACACCGAGGATGACGTCTTCGATGAACACGTGAACGTCAACATGCGTGCCCCGTACATCCTGGTGCAGGAACTGGCACCGGGCATGGCCGCACGCGGACGCGGTGCGATCGTCAATATCAGCACGCTTGCCGCCTCGGCCCCGAAACGCAAAGGCGGGATCTACGGCGCCACCAAGGCCGGCCTGGAACTGCTGACCAAGGTGTGGGCGGACGAATTCGGTGAGTCCGGCGTGCGGGTCAACGCCGTGGCGGCCGGCCCCACCGACACTCCCGGAACCGAGGCCACGCCCGGCCTGCTGGAGAAGCTGGCCGGAGTCACCGCACTGCGCCGGATCGCCGGCGCGAGCGAAATCGCCGGCGCGGTGGTCTTTCTCGTCTCGCCGGACGCCAGTTACGTGAACGGCTCAATCTTCAACGTCACCGGCGGCGAGACGTCGTTCGCCCGGTAG
- a CDS encoding MOSC and FAD-binding oxidoreductase domain-containing protein: MGKLVSVNVGMPRDVQWHAKAVHTGIWKTPVDGPVMVRRLNIDGDGQGDLGGHGGEQRAVLVYQTESYDFWRDYLHREDLVPGHFGENFTVSGLPDDEVCIGDRYRIGDAEFEVTQPRVTCFRVGMRLSEPRMPNLLVSQRRPGFYCRVIREGRVRAGDDIERTRRGRHELSVADVDALLYLPGRNLEQLRMIVDVPELSPGWQQSFTEMLAAHQGATTPAGTAPSGFRRLRVTATKRETPAVLSIWMTSDDDTPLPPALPGQYLTVRIPGDPAQVRSYSLSGDPRAADYRISVKREEHGAVSRWLHSHIEPGVVVEAAAPRGDFYLTEDDNKPVVLMSAGIGATPVLAMLHALSAGGRDVWWLHTTRNRDSEAFVAEVDELIADMPHAIRHVFYTETQGRLDRQTIAELGLPVNGAVYLCGPTPFMTDMRAALTTLGFDPGRIHSELFGARSAINPGVVTAAARPPHQPAGEPGAGPAITFARSGLTVNWSTRYGSILEIAEACDVPTRFSCRSGVCHVCVTSVVAGTTTYIQPPLESPGPGEVLVCSAAPASDLVLDL; this comes from the coding sequence ATGGGCAAGCTGGTCTCGGTCAACGTAGGCATGCCCAGGGACGTGCAATGGCATGCCAAGGCGGTGCACACCGGAATCTGGAAGACGCCGGTCGACGGGCCGGTCATGGTGCGCCGCCTCAACATTGACGGTGACGGCCAGGGCGATCTCGGTGGTCACGGCGGCGAACAGCGCGCGGTGCTGGTGTATCAGACCGAGTCCTACGACTTCTGGCGCGATTACCTGCACCGTGAGGATCTGGTGCCCGGTCACTTCGGGGAGAACTTCACGGTGTCCGGGCTGCCTGACGACGAAGTGTGCATCGGAGACCGCTACCGCATCGGCGACGCCGAGTTCGAGGTCACCCAACCGCGCGTCACCTGTTTCCGGGTCGGAATGCGCCTCAGCGAGCCACGCATGCCGAATCTGCTTGTCTCGCAACGTCGGCCAGGCTTCTACTGCCGCGTCATCAGGGAGGGGAGGGTGCGGGCCGGCGACGACATCGAGCGAACCCGACGCGGACGGCACGAACTCAGCGTCGCCGACGTCGACGCGCTGCTCTACCTGCCGGGCCGCAACCTCGAGCAGCTGCGCATGATCGTGGACGTCCCCGAGCTGAGCCCCGGATGGCAACAATCCTTCACCGAGATGCTGGCCGCACATCAGGGCGCGACTACCCCGGCCGGGACGGCGCCGAGCGGTTTCCGCCGACTGCGAGTGACGGCTACCAAACGGGAAACGCCCGCCGTCCTGTCGATCTGGATGACCTCCGACGACGACACCCCGTTGCCGCCGGCGCTGCCCGGTCAGTACCTGACGGTGCGAATACCCGGGGATCCGGCGCAGGTGCGCAGCTACTCCCTGTCCGGTGATCCCCGCGCCGCGGATTACCGCATCAGCGTCAAACGCGAGGAACACGGTGCGGTAAGCCGTTGGTTGCACAGCCACATCGAGCCCGGTGTCGTGGTCGAGGCCGCCGCCCCCCGGGGTGATTTCTACCTCACCGAAGACGACAACAAACCGGTGGTGTTGATGTCGGCGGGCATCGGAGCGACGCCGGTGCTGGCCATGCTGCATGCGCTGTCCGCCGGCGGCAGGGACGTCTGGTGGCTGCACACCACCCGCAACCGCGACTCCGAGGCGTTCGTCGCGGAGGTCGATGAGCTGATCGCGGATATGCCGCACGCGATCCGGCACGTCTTCTACACCGAAACGCAGGGTCGGCTCGACCGGCAGACGATCGCGGAACTGGGCCTGCCCGTCAATGGCGCCGTATACCTCTGCGGTCCAACGCCATTCATGACCGATATGCGGGCCGCGCTGACCACACTCGGATTCGACCCCGGCCGTATTCACAGCGAACTCTTCGGTGCCCGGTCGGCGATCAACCCTGGCGTCGTCACCGCGGCGGCCCGGCCCCCGCACCAACCGGCCGGCGAACCCGGCGCCGGGCCGGCCATCACCTTCGCCCGCAGCGGGTTGACGGTCAACTGGTCAACGCGGTACGGCTCGATCCTGGAGATCGCCGAAGCATGTGACGTGCCAACGCGTTTCTCGTGCCGCAGCGGGGTATGCCACGTCTGCGTCACCAGCGTGGTCGCGGGAACGACGACCTATATCCAGCCCCCCTTGGAGTCGCCCGGACCCGGCGAGGTGCTCGTCTGCTCGGCCGCCCCGGCGAGCGACCTGGTGCTGGACCTGTAG